A single region of the Nicotiana sylvestris chromosome 6, ASM39365v2, whole genome shotgun sequence genome encodes:
- the LOC104223496 gene encoding inositol 3-kinase isoform X1, with amino-acid sequence MVKEANDLSIPTTHRCLIVGNYCHDVLIKDDVVIAESLGGAVSFISAVLDGLSISSDYISKVGTDFVYSVNHRPITSASSKTTVFHAYFSTETKRQDRILKRISACDPVAPSDLPKSNFDFGLAVGVGGEILPETLERMIDICKVVFVDIQALIRVFDPVDGTVNLVHLDQTGFGPLLKRIGFLKASAEEAPYVDVEEARKWCCVVVTNGKEGCAVYTKDEELPVAPFSAFQVDPTGAGDSFLGGLVAGLVHGLNVPDAALLGNFFGSLTVGQIGLPKFDSRLVQRVKDEVLKRRLQCSGSHEKKEDGPKRLKPSDHEEFQAALNAAKTVAAQSIKECKWDLHSSPGALEQPIRNGQQRLLLNPVCEEPINSVDSKP; translated from the exons ATGGTGAAGGAAGCAAATGATTTATCAATACCCACCACCCACCGGTGCCTAATTGTGGGGAATTACTGCCACGACGTTCTGATTAAAGACGACGTAGTAATAGCGGAGTCACTCGGCGGCGCGGTTTCGTTCATCTCCGCTGTCCTCGACGGCTTGTCCATTTCCTCCGACTACATTTCTAAAGTGGGCACCGATTTCGTGTACTCCGTAAATCACCGGCCGATTACGTCAGCTTCTTCCAAAACCACCGTTTTTCACGCCTATTTCTCAACGGAAACCAAACGCCAAGATCGGATCCTAAAACGGATCAGTGCATGCGACCCGGTAGCTCCCTCGGATCTtccaaaatcaaatttcgatttTGGTTTGGCTGTAGGTGTTGGTGGGGAGATTCTGCCCGAAACCCTAGAACGAATGATAGATATATGTAAAGTTGTGTTTGTAGATATCCAAGCTTTGATTCGGGTATTTGACCCGGTTGATGGAACAGTGAATCTTGTACATTTGGATCAAACCGGGTTTGGGCCTTTATTGAAAAGAATCGGGTTTTTGAAGGCGTCCGCGGAGGAGGCACCGTATGTAGATGTTGAGGAAGCAAGGAAATGGTGTTGTGTGGTGGTGACTAATGGGAAAGAAGGGTGTGCAGTATATACTAAAGATGAAGAATTGCCCGTTGCGCCTTTTTCAGCTTTTCAAGTTGATCCAACAGGAGCTGGGGATAGTTTTCTTGGAGGTTTAGTTGCTGGGCTTGTTCATGGTTTAAATGTACCGGATGCTGCATTGCTGGGGAACTTTTTTGGATCACTGACTGTAGGGCAAATTGGGCTTCCCAAGTTCGATTCGCGGTTGGTACAG AGAGTGAAAGATGAAGTGCTAAAAAGGAGGTTGCAGTGTTCTGGGTCCCATGAGAAAAAGGAAGATGGACCAAAGAGGCTGAAGCCATCAGATCATGAAGAATTCCAAGCAGCTCTAAATGCAGCCAAAACGGTAGCAGCACAATCTATCAAAGAATGTAAGTGGGACTTGCATAGTTCTCCCGGAGCATTGGAACAGCCGATTCGCAACGGTCAGCAGAGATTACTACTTAATCCTGTTTGTGAAGAACCGATTAATTCAGTTGATAGTAAACCTTGA
- the LOC138870989 gene encoding uncharacterized protein: protein MTEEKAEEFLRKMKVQDYSIVEQLRKMPAQISLLVLVDYGSSANICPLSTLNKLKVDDERIHKNNICVRGFDGGGKDSVGDIVLELTIGPMEFTMEFQVLDIAISFNLLLGRPWIHAAKAVPSTLHQMVKFEWDRQEIVVHGEDNLCAHNDASVPFIEAEDDKGPWVYQVFETVPVEKVLEGKCVLTPKIASASVMMAFEMLKNGFVPGKGLGASLQGDPDNVRETKISVHLEPRIREEIIKALFEYKDVFAWSYDDMPDLSTNLVVHKLPIDPAFPPVKQKLRKFKTDMNVKIKEEVTKQLDAKVIRVTRYPTWLANVVPVPKKDGKAGVCVDYNDLNKASPKDNFSLPNIHILIDNWAKHEIGSFVDCYAGYHKILMDEEDAEKRTFITL from the exons ATGACTGAAGAAAAGGCAGAGGagtttctgagaaaaatgaaggtacaagattattccatcgtggagcagttgagaaagatgCCTGCTCAGATATCTTTGCT GGTGTTAGTCGActatggttccagtgcaaacatttgtcctctctctactttgaacaagttgaaagttgatgatgagaggattcacaagaacaacatctgcgTTCGAGGTTTTGATGGtggaggtaaagattcagttggtgatatagtgcttgagttgacaataggaccgatggaatttaccatggagttccaggtactggACATAGCCATCTCCTTCAatttgctgttaggtcgaccttggattcatgccgccaaagcagtcccatccactctgcatcagatggtcaagttcgaatgggatagacaggagatcgttgtgcatggcgaggataatttgtgtgctcacaaTGATGCCTCTGTCCCATTCATTGAGGcagaagatgacaaagggccttgggtctatcaagtttttgaaacagtgCCGGTCGAGAAGGttctagaagggaaatgtgttctGACTCCAAAGATAGCCTCCGCATCAGTCATGATGGcttttgaaatgctgaaaaatggatTTGTGCCcggtaaaggtctgggtgcatctctgcagg gggacccagataatgttagagaaactaagataagtgtccatcttgaaccgcgaatcagggaagagataattaaagcattgtttgagtataaggatgtttttgcatggtcgtatgatgatatgcccgACTTGAGTACCAATttggtggtccataaattgccaattgatccagcatttCCTCCCGTTAAACagaagttgaggaagttcaaaactgacatgaatgtgaagattaaagaggaagtcacaaagcagcttgatgcaaaggtcattcgagtcacgcggtatcccacttggttagccaacgttgtgcctgtgccaaaaaAAGATGGTAAGGCcggagtgtgtgttgattacaacgacctcaacaaggcaagcccaaaggacaacttctCACTACCGAACattcacattttgattgataattgggccaaacatgagattgggtcctttgtggactgctatgcggggtatcataagattttaatggatgaggaagatgcggaaaagagaACATTCATCACGCTATGA
- the LOC104223496 gene encoding inositol 3-kinase isoform X2 translates to MVKEANDLSIPTTHRCLIVGNYCHDVLIKDDVVIAESLGGAVSFISAVLDGLSISSDYISKVGTDFVYSVNHRPITSASSKTTVFHAYFSTETKRQDRILKRISACDPVAPSDLPKSNFDFGLAVGVGGEILPETLERMIDICKVVFVDIQALIRVFDPVDGTVNLVHLDQTGFGPLLKRIGFLKASAEEAPYVDVEEARKWCCVVVTNGKEGCAVYTKDEELPVAPFSAFQVDPTGAGDSFLGGLVAGLVHGLNVPDAALLGNFFGSLTVGQIGLPKFDSRLVQDHLISLVMILPRYISLMWTRVGGTSRLMQIEWGRECSI, encoded by the exons ATGGTGAAGGAAGCAAATGATTTATCAATACCCACCACCCACCGGTGCCTAATTGTGGGGAATTACTGCCACGACGTTCTGATTAAAGACGACGTAGTAATAGCGGAGTCACTCGGCGGCGCGGTTTCGTTCATCTCCGCTGTCCTCGACGGCTTGTCCATTTCCTCCGACTACATTTCTAAAGTGGGCACCGATTTCGTGTACTCCGTAAATCACCGGCCGATTACGTCAGCTTCTTCCAAAACCACCGTTTTTCACGCCTATTTCTCAACGGAAACCAAACGCCAAGATCGGATCCTAAAACGGATCAGTGCATGCGACCCGGTAGCTCCCTCGGATCTtccaaaatcaaatttcgatttTGGTTTGGCTGTAGGTGTTGGTGGGGAGATTCTGCCCGAAACCCTAGAACGAATGATAGATATATGTAAAGTTGTGTTTGTAGATATCCAAGCTTTGATTCGGGTATTTGACCCGGTTGATGGAACAGTGAATCTTGTACATTTGGATCAAACCGGGTTTGGGCCTTTATTGAAAAGAATCGGGTTTTTGAAGGCGTCCGCGGAGGAGGCACCGTATGTAGATGTTGAGGAAGCAAGGAAATGGTGTTGTGTGGTGGTGACTAATGGGAAAGAAGGGTGTGCAGTATATACTAAAGATGAAGAATTGCCCGTTGCGCCTTTTTCAGCTTTTCAAGTTGATCCAACAGGAGCTGGGGATAGTTTTCTTGGAGGTTTAGTTGCTGGGCTTGTTCATGGTTTAAATGTACCGGATGCTGCATTGCTGGGGAACTTTTTTGGATCACTGACTGTAGGGCAAATTGGGCTTCCCAAGTTCGATTCGCGGTTGGTACAG GATCACCTTATCTCCTTGGTCATGATTTTACCAAGATATATATCTTTGATGTGGACAAGAGTTGGTGGAACATCAAGGTTGATGCAGATAGAGTGGGGAAGAGAGTGCAGTATTTGA